A window of Chromohalobacter canadensis genomic DNA:
GCTTGCTTTTTTTTACCACCCACCGAGGAATGACAACATGAAAACGACTTTGTGCTCCCTGGCCGCCGCGGCAATCTTCACGGCCGCCACGACCGCCCAAGCCGAGGACAAGACGCTGGTGATCGGCACCAACAACTGGGCCGAGAACGTCGCGGTCGCCAACATGTGGAAGCTCATCCTCGAGAACCGCTACGACTACGATGTCGAGCTCTCCGATGTCAGCAAGAACGCCCTCTACAGCGGCCTTGCCAACAACGACTTCGACATCTCGCTCGAAATCTGGCTCCCCAACACCGACGCGCGCTACCTCGAGCCCTACAAGGACCAGCTCGAAATCAACGGCGCCTGGTACGAAGGCACCGGGCTCGGCCTGGTAGTGCCGAGCTATGCCGACATCGACACCATCCCGGAACTCAAGGCGCAAGCCGAGGACTACGGCTACCAGGGCAGCCCCAGCATTCTGGGCATCGACTCCGGCTCGGCGATCGCCGGCCTGACCGACGAGGCCATCGACGCATAC
This region includes:
- a CDS encoding glycine betaine ABC transporter substrate-binding protein, translating into MKTTLCSLAAAAIFTAATTAQAEDKTLVIGTNNWAENVAVANMWKLILENRYDYDVELSDVSKNALYSGLANNDFDISLEIWLPNTDARYLEPYKDQLEINGAWYEGTGLGLVVPSYADIDTIPELKAQAEDYGYQGSPSILGIDSGSAIAGLTDEAIDAYELPMEQVNSSGPAMMAALDAAYQQEEPIVVTLWSPHWAFAEYDLKYLEDPKNVYGDNETIYWFSRPGFTEDDPWLTEVLNAWHMDDDSLGGLMAEIEQAGDPVEGAQTWIEDNQDLVDEWLAAGE